A window of Amaranthus tricolor cultivar Red isolate AtriRed21 chromosome 8, ASM2621246v1, whole genome shotgun sequence genomic DNA:
aacttttctatatatatatataataatttagagGCTCATAAATAATCTTTTGTCCCGAGCCCCTAAAAACCTAGGCGTTTTATATAATCAAAATTCAAAGAATTTGTAGCAATTCCTCATAATAATTGATATACTTAATATACATATTGAAATTAGAGAGgataaaatcaatattaagGATTTAATAAATCTTATGAATATGAATCATTGGTTTATAATTCCTTTCTAAAAGTAAGATGGCCATAGGTCCCACCTGATTTAAGTCAAGTATTGGTTGGTGAATAATTAAAGTGACTTGAGGTATGttgactattattttatctttgttaagttataaaaaatgaacttcacttgtaatttatttatttaaacttACTTTTTGTTAAACACCACTTATTTTTACCGATCAAAAAATATTTTCGTTGAGCTTAgcttagttttattttaaacacaaattataaattaaataaaaacccataattttTATAGTGATATTTAATAAAACTAATCACTTATATTCATgatttaataaaataagttttaatttaaactaACTCTTATTTGTCCTCTACATTTTTACTAAAATAACTATTAACATCATTATGAAACAAAGGTAtaatatttatgttaatttttactCTAAAACAATTACTTAATTTGTTATTCCCATTTTtagattacaaaaaaaattctcaaatttcTTTACCCAATAACTAAAATTTGGGACCATAGTGGGTCATTTTAGGATTGCAAATGACCCAAGCAACAAAGCATGTAAAGAAGGTGGTAGCCATTAACCAAAACCAAAAACACATCTAAATACCTTGAACCAAAAACATGCATGGTCGCTAGATATTGAacaaaatttctaaaataaaaatcttaattcATTCACTACAAACCATAAATTTACCAATAAAAATAACGTAAATGATATATCAACTTCATCTTGtcaattaaaatcataaaattgaaAGAGTATTAAGTTGATTTGGATCTCTCTTATGATTGTAATCTTGTACTTAAAATTATCACCTAGTTAGTCTTtcacttttaaaagttttgctCAAGTCGAGTTAAgtttgacatatatatatatatatatatatatatatatatatatatatatatatatatatatatatatatatatatatatatatatatatagttattttattattaacattcgCAAGATCGTATGTGATACCATATCAAGTGAATGTAAAATACTAAATATAGCAAATTGATCAAGACAATCAAAACCGTAGAAACAATACACAACAAAAAGATCAAGACATACAGATCATGAAAGTGTAACTTAAGTAATACATTCGTAACTGATCAATCATTTTTGTCTCGTCAAAAccagaaaattaaaagaatttatttAGGATCATCCCCCTTGTACGTAGAACTATGATGAAGCTGGTCATTTCACTTTCAAGACTTTAAACAAAGCTAGGTAATAGTTGCACTTGCATTTGCATATTTCTCGGTTTGGACCGTTCCATTTATACGGTTGTTCAAAGATATAACACTAAAGAAAATGATGCATCAAAGCAAACACTTTACTAACTTTTGTAAACAAAAAGGACCACGCTCTTTATGATTAATTTCTCACTATCTTACTTCAATAGACCATAATTTAATCTTGGTCTCTATATTATAGACCACCCATTATTATTATGACTTTTCATATAATATTTGCaccatattatatatttttacattattttaggGAGACTTGTGAATTATGGTCCactataataaatttgatttttttgcgATATTGGATTTAgtagcattaaaaaaatattattgatttatatttttagtgtaaaaaTTATTGGTTATTATTTTAAGTTCTACTCTATAGTGATTTAGTGGcactttatttggcctttaatggcatatgtaattattactatagtctatagtgacatttttatgagaaatgtcactagattctATGTTGCGAAaagctttagtatgattttttattatgctgctaaatgGTCCATATTAATCACTAAGTCCACTCTATAtaccattagaaaattttaaagtagtgacatttaaattaaatatcactaaatatattccactaaaagcaaatttcGTTGTAGTGGTCAAATACAGTTTAGTTGCTCCcatttaaatatttacaatGGGTAAGGGTAAATTGACTATTGTCCCAAAACAAAGAAGTCATTTATTCTTGTGAGATACCATCTTTTGGTAAGACGACCCCAAATAATTCTATATTCTCATATTATGTATTAGAAAAACTATTAAATCTATGTATAAGGCGCATCTCTCAATAAGATCGTCTcatacaataatatcaatatgTTTGTGAATTAGTTTTGAGAAACATGGGCTGATTATATTGCAGTATGTATTAGGCCCAATGTAATTATGCTGATTTTAAGATGTGAATAACGAACTGAAGGCTATTTTTCTCTTCAAACGCAGGTTTAAGTTTGTTTCAGGGCATTATTCCTACGGGCCGATTTCAAATGATAGCGGAAGAATAGCAAAAAATGGCCCAACCCAATTCATATGCAGCAGAACTCAGTGTTATGATGCCAAAAAGAGCCCAACCCAATTTATTTCCtgaagcttattttgagaattttattttaaaaaaagtttatctTATGTAATCTTTCTTTTATTCAGCAAATCTTCTGTGACAGGTTGTATATATGCGACTACTCATATGTCTAgtgtataattttcaatttgacATTTTAGACTTTGAAATAGGAATGTAAAGTCTTGAATTTGACAAATTTTAAAACGTTAGAATAGATATTTTACAATTAAAGtatataagtaaaatataaaattaagggtTGGAGTAGGGGTTTTAAGAGTTAGAATTGGCACTTTAAGTGGTGGAATGGTTGTTTTAAGGGTTGAAGTCGAtacctaaaaaattaaattaagcctCTAGAAAAAGAAGATTGAGGCTTAAAGTAGGAATTTTAAGTGTTATATTTGgcttttaaatcttaaaataagtattttaagacttaaattcaacaagtttaaaaattttttagccGCACGTGTGAGGGAGTGCCCACAAGTTTTTGTGTCTTTTATATTAAGTACAGGTTTAAGTTTGTTTCTGCCATTATTTCTACGGGCTGATTTTTCAAATAACAAAAGAATACCAAAAAATGAGCCCAACGCAATTTATTTGCAGCAGAGCCCAACACAACCCAATTTGAATATGTTAAAACatcaattttaataggttaaaataacactattaatagattaaaaaatgttaaaaagcgtaaatttatttttaagtttaattttttttcctctaAAATTTTGAGCCAGCCCTAATAGAAGTGTCTCTAAAAAAGACCGTAAATTTGTGATTTCATTAATAATGAGCTAATACCagatatttaaaatttgttGCTATGTCAACATGCTCGGGTGGAGCTGAAcacttatttctttaaaatatatattaaaatctattaggtaattaaacaataaataaaagaaaacaacaattttACATTGATTCATTTAACATTACAAACACACAATAACGTACAAATATTTCATTAgttcatacattttttttatttttaatcatcaatAATTTATGCATTTCATCCATTCATCTAGCTCACACACATTTTTTGGTATTCAAATACCTTATTTTGTAGTAACATAGAAACAAAACCCATGATACACGATattcctttattttttattcattctAATTTAACAAAACTACGTAAGAGTATTTTCATTAAACTCGaactaacaaactaaaatgaagAAATAGGCGATTTTTTAGAAAgtctaatttttgttttggcGATGGTGATGTTCATCAATTCTTCTAGCTGAATCAATAAGTTGATCCATAAAACTAGATGGCTCAGGAATGCCAGAATGCTTCTTCTCATACTCAAGTGTCCATTTGACTAGACAAAGTTCATCACCTTCAGATATCACTTGAGAAACAAATACAAAGGAATTATAGTCATCCAATAAATGCCCTTCTATCACTTTGAATCTtatcttcttgttcttctcatCCACCATTTCTATTATTTCCTTTGCAACTTGAGCCTTTCCATCTATATATCACATAATAATTTGATAGAGTCAGAGTCAGAGTTTGGAGGGAGAAGACTAACGGACAGATCATATCTGTGCCCATATACcaaattaatttaatgatttttcaatatttttattagtactTATGATTACTATTTGTCAAGGCTCCTTAAGGTtaacatttgtcattttccagcatttttattagtatctaTGATTTATGATTTGTCAAGATTCCTTAAGAataatatttgtcatttttcagcatttttattagtatttatgattataatttatgatttatggTTACTATTTGGTTGTGGGGACGATAAGAATAATGAGGAATCGATCTTCTTTtactatgtttttttaaaaggaGAATTGTAATGTTTCCTGATAGGATAAATTTGATCTCAACCTAAATTATTGGTTTACCatatcattaataattattGTTGTGAATTTATTAGTGTACTTCTATGTGATAGCACTTGCCTATACCGAATTGATGATCAATATTAATGATTGAAGTAGACTAATTTGAAATAGACAGAATCAAAATTAAGCCACGCACCTTGTTAATGATCGTGcttataatttatgaaattaaagagaaaaaaatatgtTGTGATAGAGCATATAATGGtcatcgaaaattataattaattaaattaaatgattaatttaaataaattaatttgagaatatcCCAAGCTTGCAAAGTTTATGTTTTTAGCAAAAAGTAGTGTTCACGGATTGTGAAACAACTCGGGGCTCGCAAGAAATCAAGAAAAAGCTACTATTTTGTGGGAGCAGCAGGTCGCGGCGCGCGAGTTTCCTACTGTTTTGCGGATTTTTCTTTGCAAAGTTAATTTATCcgttttgttagttttaatacaACTACCAACggttaaatatgtttatagTAACCAGATATATTAGGATGGATTGATTGAAAGACGACATTAGTTCGTGAATCAATCTTGTGTTTCATAAAGTGacatattacttcatgaatggtTGTATGTTCTTCTATAAATATAGCAGACATGTGTAAGCTATTTCTGACATGAGATGTACATGGAATATAGAtgtaatttctgatttttcttttcttctctagtACTTTAAATAGAGAACTTCCAATTCTCGATTGTAAATTTccgtttcttcttccacttaaGTTTTCTCATGTCGTTCTAAATTTcttgtgctaggaatttagtgtaattccTTGTATCTCAGAATATATTTCCGATTTATATTCCCAAGCACCATAAtagggaggaaatgatgttttaggaaagTTCATCTCGCCTAGAACTAATATTAGGTcacatacaaaatcttcttgttactatgtTCGATATATGGTGTTCCCGATGATGAAGTTCACATTTGGTGTATATAAAGCAAAGGTTTGAACTTATCATATGTTTTTGTAACCTACTAgtttatgtaactttattttatatgtttgattaataaaattaaagtcacaTTTACAACAATATATCAATCATAATTCAATTTATCGCTAATCCATAGATAATAAAcgaattttttgattattttttaatagtatCACTTACGATTCAATTGATTGTTGATATAAAATAATGGTAATGAGAATGGCTTgcagtgtaaattttcataaaatgtaaCATGTTATTTCCTtgataatgaaactttgataaaaaaaaattgttcataatttttcattgcCATCTAATTAATATTTCCTCCTATTCAACCtacttgtcccatttagtttttgtttactattcacttatcactcttcatttgtattttattcttaatttacaaattaaaatatagtcaagtggaatcttgtttaattcgtttcaattcaaagattattaataccaactttttataatttttaattaagcacaattaaagatattaaaggttaaaatattatttcggcaagtgtgaaaaactAAATAGAACTACTACgttgaatagaagggagtatcacatttttatatgataatgcattgaaataaattgaagCGAAAAATGTGAAGAAATGAGATAATAGAGACAATATAAGTATGATATATTATTTAACTCGTCAAGAATTTTCCTACATAATTTACTCATTTTC
This region includes:
- the LOC130820399 gene encoding MLP-like protein 28, with product MASTGLKRKLEGEIELRVGAADVFHELYRDKPHEISNIYPEFVQGCDLHDGAYGTPGSIIYWRYTLDGKAQVAKEIIEMVDEKNKKIRFKVIEGHLLDDYNSFVFVSQVISEGDELCLVKWTLEYEKKHSGIPEPSSFMDQLIDSARRIDEHHHRQNKN